One Chordicoccus furentiruminis DNA window includes the following coding sequences:
- a CDS encoding DUF4176 domain-containing protein, giving the protein MNTILPIGSVVMLKGAKMPLMIFGYVQQFGHLENEFADYIGVPYPAGNISIESQIGFQMTDIEKVLFEGYRDPSFAPFEKMLKVCATRHAAEMTEKGKKDG; this is encoded by the coding sequence ATGAATACAATACTGCCTATCGGATCGGTTGTTATGCTCAAGGGCGCGAAAATGCCGCTGATGATTTTCGGCTATGTACAGCAGTTCGGTCATCTGGAGAATGAGTTTGCCGATTATATCGGCGTTCCCTATCCGGCGGGAAACATCAGTATCGAATCGCAGATCGGTTTTCAGATGACCGACATAGAGAAGGTGCTGTTTGAAGGATACCGCGATCCGTCGTTCGCACCTTTTGAGAAAATGCTGAAAGTCTGTGCGACCAGGCATGCGGCCGAAATGACGGAGAAAGGCAAAAAGGATGGCTGA
- a CDS encoding PP2C family protein-serine/threonine phosphatase yields the protein MADLGNMFRYIVECIPPGVSCACGSNRGKKRANNEDNFCFDGTCLPEDGSIEGVVITTKISRLNLAEGNPHGFGIFDGMGGGDYGEVASRTAARAMKEFLEQAVEESFEGTETDEEEENRQLLSFCEEANQKVHRIGADLGSPMMGTTLAVLYLKKNSLWVCNIGDSRIFRLRDHLMEQVSVDHTDEKEMKAAGISGRKPVLTQYVGIDPEVYVLEPYISWKKIRKKDVYLICSDGVTDMVPESDIREILDSQMKPKGMVEKLIHSALDGGGRDNITATVLVFG from the coding sequence ATGGCTGATCTCGGAAACATGTTCCGTTACATCGTGGAATGCATACCGCCAGGCGTTTCGTGCGCCTGCGGCAGCAACCGGGGAAAGAAACGGGCGAACAATGAGGATAATTTCTGCTTTGACGGAACATGCCTGCCGGAGGACGGCAGCATTGAAGGCGTCGTCATCACCACGAAAATCAGCCGTCTGAACCTTGCTGAAGGGAACCCGCATGGTTTCGGTATCTTTGACGGCATGGGCGGCGGCGATTACGGGGAAGTCGCTTCCCGGACCGCAGCCCGTGCCATGAAGGAATTTCTGGAACAGGCTGTGGAAGAATCCTTTGAAGGGACAGAGACGGACGAGGAGGAAGAAAACCGGCAGCTGCTTTCTTTCTGCGAAGAAGCCAATCAGAAGGTGCATCGCATCGGGGCGGATCTCGGATCGCCCATGATGGGCACGACCCTGGCGGTGCTGTATCTGAAGAAAAATTCCTTATGGGTGTGCAACATCGGGGACAGCCGGATCTTCCGCCTGCGTGATCATCTGATGGAACAGGTTTCTGTCGATCACACCGATGAGAAGGAAATGAAGGCGGCGGGCATTTCCGGCCGGAAACCGGTTTTGACACAGTATGTGGGCATTGATCCGGAGGTGTATGTGCTGGAGCCATATATCAGCTGGAAAAAGATCAGGAAAAAGGATGTGTACCTGATCTGCAGCGACGGAGTGACGGATATGGTTCCCGAATCTGACATCCGGGAGATACTGGACAGCCAGATGAAGCCGAAGGGCATGGTAGAGAAACTGATTCATTCCGCACTCGATGGCGGCGGGAGAGATAACATAACCGCTACGGTCCTTGTCTTTGGATAA
- a CDS encoding serine/threonine protein kinase, with protein sequence MSTYENITLPWPEWKITEQLGRGGFGTVYKMERQLVDMKEVRALKVITIPQDADEISGQINYYGYDRESLHETYTGRMQDVVREYERMAQLGTNPNIVGCHDVKAVPHADGMGWDVFISMDLLTPLLIYMNRHPFSERDVLRLGLDLCSALTACEKINLIHRDVKPANIMVDSAGHFRLGDFGVARTLEHTTAVTQAGTKPYMAPEVMRHEQCGKTVDLYSLGLVLYWLLNNGRLPFLPAQGKLHPGDEEKALARRLAGEEFPPPANGSEGFFRIIKKACRRRPSERYADAESMRSDLERMEQSGTAGNTALGTGHPAAESRSAGSQTVGSQAAGGVYGEQTGRSQWPPAGWATSQVLGAAHSGQTEKSAGTNGTVSRPRSGETIGNGWSDITGATIGKPGSRPAGGVYGEQTDRTAPTIGRPGKKKTTGKTTQSAQGGTTGKSAQHTEKGKTKPPEKKKADDKPVYSRPKTAVVLLLMCIATFASPFISDASVSIQDVGIVSLCMIGLCCSGPVLILIGLHTLGGVLLFINVYCLVVFYSLLVLFYMFPSFFEDSGAAGVVLIGLTFLLAVFLYYVILRFIRN encoded by the coding sequence ATGAGCACATATGAAAACATCACTCTTCCCTGGCCGGAGTGGAAAATTACGGAACAGCTGGGGCGCGGAGGTTTCGGAACCGTCTATAAAATGGAACGGCAGCTCGTGGATATGAAGGAGGTGCGCGCCCTGAAGGTGATCACAATCCCTCAGGACGCAGATGAAATCTCTGGACAAATCAACTATTACGGCTATGACCGCGAGAGTCTCCATGAAACCTATACGGGACGGATGCAGGACGTGGTCCGGGAGTATGAACGGATGGCGCAGCTTGGCACGAATCCCAACATTGTCGGATGCCATGACGTAAAAGCGGTGCCGCATGCGGACGGGATGGGCTGGGATGTATTTATCAGTATGGATCTTCTGACGCCTCTGCTGATATATATGAACAGGCATCCATTCAGTGAAAGGGATGTGCTCAGGCTGGGCCTTGATCTGTGCAGTGCGCTGACGGCCTGCGAAAAAATCAACCTCATCCACCGGGATGTCAAACCGGCGAATATCATGGTGGACAGCGCCGGGCATTTCCGTCTCGGCGATTTCGGCGTGGCCAGGACACTGGAACACACCACCGCCGTCACCCAGGCCGGAACCAAGCCGTACATGGCTCCGGAAGTGATGCGGCATGAGCAGTGTGGAAAAACGGTGGATCTGTATTCCCTTGGGCTCGTGCTTTACTGGCTGCTGAACAACGGCCGTCTTCCTTTTCTGCCGGCGCAGGGAAAGCTGCATCCGGGCGATGAAGAGAAAGCGCTGGCCAGAAGGCTGGCCGGGGAGGAATTCCCGCCGCCGGCGAACGGAAGCGAAGGCTTTTTCCGGATCATCAAAAAGGCATGCAGACGGAGACCTTCCGAGCGGTATGCAGACGCGGAGAGCATGCGGAGCGATCTGGAACGGATGGAACAGTCCGGAACCGCCGGGAATACGGCTCTGGGAACCGGTCATCCTGCCGCCGAAAGCAGGTCTGCCGGCAGCCAGACAGTCGGAAGTCAGGCGGCCGGCGGAGTTTACGGAGAACAAACCGGGCGGTCACAGTGGCCCCCTGCGGGCTGGGCGACAAGTCAGGTGCTGGGGGCGGCGCATTCCGGACAGACAGAGAAATCAGCGGGAACAAACGGAACGGTCAGCCGTCCGCGCAGCGGAGAAACCATCGGCAACGGATGGAGCGATATAACCGGCGCGACGATCGGGAAACCCGGCTCCCGGCCGGCCGGCGGAGTTTACGGAGAACAAACGGACAGGACTGCCCCGACCATCGGACGGCCGGGGAAGAAAAAAACGACCGGGAAGACGACGCAGAGCGCGCAGGGGGGAACGACGGGGAAGTCAGCACAGCATACGGAGAAAGGAAAGACGAAGCCGCCGGAAAAGAAAAAGGCGGATGACAAGCCAGTGTACTCCCGGCCGAAGACGGCGGTCGTTCTGCTGCTGATGTGTATAGCCACTTTTGCTAGTCCCTTTATTTCGGATGCATCCGTCTCCATACAAGACGTAGGAATAGTTTCACTGTGCATGATCGGCTTATGCTGCAGTGGCCCGGTTCTGATCCTGATCGGACTTCACACTTTAGGAGGCGTCCTCCTATTCATTAATGTGTATTGTCTGGTGGTATTTTATAGTCTTCTGGTGCTATTTTATATGTTTCCTTCATTTTTTGAGGATAGCGGAGCGGCGGGGGTCGTTCTTATAGGCCTGACCTTTTTGCTGGCTGTTTTTCTTTACTATGTTATTTTGCGATTTATAAGGAACTAG